From a region of the Halomicrobium mukohataei DSM 12286 genome:
- a CDS encoding helix-turn-helix domain-containing protein → MTDLTVFDTEAEATRVQVETTVPLLLTSLQDSGVPLEMPFEVVDGRMTLEATLPQETLSELGETLDNFGIRYTVERIQQESESDSLLTERQEWVLDEAIERGYYDTPRRTTLVDLADELGVAKSTCSEILHRAEGRVLKEYRDDEAPSEVVVSSS, encoded by the coding sequence GTGACCGATCTGACGGTCTTCGACACCGAGGCCGAGGCGACCCGCGTGCAAGTCGAGACGACGGTCCCGCTGTTGTTGACCTCGCTGCAAGACTCCGGGGTACCGCTGGAGATGCCGTTCGAGGTCGTGGACGGACGGATGACGCTCGAAGCGACGCTCCCACAGGAGACGCTCTCGGAACTGGGTGAGACGCTCGACAACTTCGGTATCCGGTACACCGTCGAGCGCATCCAACAGGAGTCCGAATCGGATTCGCTCTTGACCGAACGCCAGGAGTGGGTGCTCGACGAGGCGATCGAACGGGGCTACTACGACACGCCCCGACGTACCACGCTCGTCGACCTCGCCGACGAGCTGGGCGTCGCGAAGTCGACCTGTAGCGAGATCCTTCACCGCGCCGAAGGACGGGTGCTGAAAGAGTATCGGGACGACGAGGCCCCTTCCGAAGTCGTGGTGTCGTCCAGCTGA
- a CDS encoding metal-dependent transcriptional regulator: MSSESQMEPPSFGPSLSETERSGARYLFAISVLAESRTDRVSTGDLRKYMGVTAASVTEMVAKLDDRGLVEHEKYQGVALTERGEQVATQAGWRLCVVATFFDSVLDVTLDEETAFDIGFALPETGVFRLRALADSACLGLCPDSDGDPGQCVA, from the coding sequence ATGTCTTCGGAGTCCCAGATGGAGCCCCCGTCGTTCGGGCCGTCGCTGTCGGAGACCGAGCGGAGTGGGGCACGCTACCTCTTCGCGATCTCCGTCCTCGCCGAGTCACGGACCGATCGGGTTTCGACCGGCGACCTGCGGAAGTACATGGGCGTGACCGCCGCGAGCGTCACGGAGATGGTGGCGAAGCTCGACGATCGAGGGCTGGTCGAACACGAGAAGTATCAGGGCGTGGCGCTGACAGAGCGGGGAGAGCAGGTCGCGACGCAGGCCGGCTGGCGACTCTGCGTCGTCGCGACCTTCTTCGATTCGGTACTGGACGTGACACTCGACGAGGAGACGGCGTTCGACATCGGGTTCGCGCTGCCAGAGACCGGCGTCTTCCGCCTGCGTGCGCTCGCCGATTCGGCCTGTCTCGGGCTCTGCCCGGATTCGGACGGCGACCCAGGACAGTGTGTGGCCTGA
- a CDS encoding molybdopterin-dependent oxidoreductase, which yields MTDQEFTASRRDVLKSGVVAAVGLGGADSVLSTLQPADDSGEAASQVTSFLGEDQVVKTACSPNCRGKCPLDVYIRDGQVKKVEQQVPAATEFKRGCTLGISHLQRVYNAKRLKYPMKRASWSPDTPQPDKRGEDADFKRISWDEALDLVAEQIRTTKDEHGTEGIFWHSGSGDGGTTGFGRLKQLVGGIQDSFVFGIDTNVGQGFNRVTGEGGVFMPPTNTAEDWVNARTIIIWGSDIFASQFQMDAEWVLEAKRNGAKLVVVDPMYTNTAEKSDLWLPIRPGKDTHLALSMMHYIFENEVYDESFLRQRTNAPALVRTDDGTLLDPSRVVDDPADDAVVVMNEETGEPEVVGAETGGPFALTGEWSIDGTTVRPGLVALREQAANYPPDKVADIAGLTAEDIETAADWLATRGAGGIMPSYGVGRYLYGHVFGQAYATLLALTGDYGRHGNIHAQHPSYNGSYLQKGDWGSPDDAVGVETYGYQRVLDLLEDGGPAQPRFLYGMNSNMLGNQFPDRDRWLNAMENLDTIVWADMYHTPTTQQADIILPAAHWFETEDLLTTYTHPNLSYRQQAHEPLWEARDDYYIIAGLAERLDHGDKFPDDKHEVLDQFVQNDDRLSWEQLQETGTVATDETPDVAYTDEFGTESGRITVYDDDAPTEKGPGLPDEGVSLEVPEPLEARTDEDWEKQDEYPLVFMQKHSKWRIHSQWANVPWLREVNREPQLDIHPKDAKRRGISDGDYVRVHNDRGSVVVRAKYNKGIRPGLVNTDQGWWAEDFVEGHYQDPISAETAKVGRTFAFYDCRVEVEPAADEYQSNQYTQDNPHGTAGSSAGGD from the coding sequence ATGACTGACCAAGAGTTCACGGCGTCCCGCCGGGACGTTCTGAAGAGCGGTGTCGTCGCCGCAGTCGGACTCGGCGGCGCTGACAGCGTTCTCTCGACGCTCCAGCCCGCCGACGACTCGGGAGAAGCTGCCAGTCAGGTCACCAGCTTCCTCGGAGAAGATCAAGTCGTAAAGACCGCCTGTTCGCCGAACTGCCGCGGGAAGTGTCCGCTGGACGTTTACATTCGGGATGGGCAGGTGAAGAAAGTCGAGCAGCAGGTGCCCGCTGCAACTGAGTTCAAGCGTGGCTGTACGCTGGGCATTTCACACTTACAGCGGGTGTACAACGCGAAGCGGTTGAAGTACCCGATGAAACGCGCCAGCTGGTCGCCGGATACCCCCCAGCCCGACAAGCGTGGTGAAGACGCAGACTTCAAGCGAATCAGTTGGGACGAGGCACTTGACCTAGTGGCTGAACAGATACGGACCACCAAGGACGAACACGGGACGGAAGGCATTTTTTGGCACTCCGGATCGGGTGACGGTGGGACGACTGGCTTCGGTCGCCTGAAACAACTGGTTGGTGGCATTCAGGACAGCTTCGTCTTCGGGATCGACACTAACGTCGGCCAGGGCTTCAACCGAGTCACCGGCGAAGGTGGCGTCTTCATGCCACCGACGAATACCGCTGAAGACTGGGTCAACGCCAGGACGATCATCATCTGGGGGTCGGACATCTTCGCGAGTCAGTTCCAGATGGACGCCGAGTGGGTCCTCGAAGCCAAGCGCAACGGCGCGAAGCTTGTCGTCGTCGACCCCATGTACACGAACACGGCGGAGAAATCGGACCTCTGGTTACCGATCCGCCCGGGAAAAGACACGCACCTCGCTCTCTCGATGATGCACTACATCTTCGAGAACGAGGTTTACGACGAGTCCTTCCTCCGGCAGCGGACGAACGCACCAGCACTCGTCCGCACTGACGACGGAACACTCCTTGACCCAAGCCGGGTCGTCGACGATCCTGCCGATGACGCAGTCGTCGTGATGAACGAGGAAACTGGCGAGCCAGAGGTTGTCGGCGCTGAAACTGGTGGTCCGTTCGCGCTCACGGGCGAGTGGTCCATCGATGGGACGACCGTCCGACCCGGCCTGGTTGCGCTCCGTGAACAAGCCGCGAACTATCCCCCGGACAAGGTAGCCGATATCGCCGGACTGACCGCTGAAGACATCGAGACGGCAGCCGACTGGTTAGCTACTCGTGGCGCAGGCGGAATTATGCCGAGTTACGGTGTTGGCCGGTACCTGTACGGACACGTGTTTGGGCAGGCCTACGCGACGCTACTGGCACTGACCGGCGACTACGGCCGTCACGGAAACATCCACGCACAGCACCCGTCGTACAACGGCTCTTACCTTCAGAAAGGCGATTGGGGAAGTCCAGACGATGCGGTCGGTGTCGAAACGTATGGGTACCAACGCGTCCTCGATCTGCTTGAGGACGGCGGCCCCGCCCAACCCAGGTTCCTCTACGGAATGAACTCGAATATGCTCGGGAACCAGTTCCCGGATAGGGACCGCTGGCTGAACGCGATGGAGAATCTCGACACCATCGTGTGGGCGGACATGTACCACACGCCGACGACTCAGCAAGCGGATATTATCTTGCCGGCCGCTCACTGGTTCGAAACTGAGGACTTGCTCACGACGTACACCCACCCCAATCTCAGTTACCGGCAGCAGGCCCACGAACCACTCTGGGAGGCCCGTGACGACTACTACATCATAGCTGGGTTAGCCGAGCGACTCGACCACGGAGACAAATTCCCCGATGACAAACACGAAGTACTCGACCAGTTCGTACAAAACGACGACCGCCTCTCCTGGGAACAACTTCAAGAGACCGGAACGGTCGCCACTGACGAAACCCCGGATGTCGCGTACACCGATGAGTTTGGAACGGAATCCGGTCGGATCACGGTGTACGACGACGACGCGCCAACTGAGAAGGGGCCGGGACTGCCCGACGAGGGGGTCTCGCTTGAAGTTCCGGAACCATTAGAAGCCAGAACCGACGAGGACTGGGAGAAACAAGATGAGTACCCACTGGTGTTCATGCAAAAACACTCGAAGTGGCGGATCCACTCCCAGTGGGCCAATGTCCCATGGCTCAGAGAGGTCAACCGGGAGCCACAGTTGGACATTCATCCGAAAGATGCCAAGCGCAGAGGGATTTCGGATGGAGACTACGTGCGCGTCCACAACGACCGTGGCTCGGTGGTTGTCCGTGCGAAGTACAACAAGGGGATTCGTCCTGGACTTGTGAACACGGACCAGGGATGGTGGGCCGAGGACTTCGTTGAAGGGCACTACCAGGACCCGATCTCCGCGGAGACTGCAAAAGTCGGACGCACGTTCGCCTTCTACGATTGCAGAGTAGAAGTCGAACCCGCAGCTGATGAGTACCAGTCCAACCAGTACACGCAGGACAATCCACACGGTACGGCTGGCAGCTCGGCCGGAGGTGATTGA
- a CDS encoding helix-turn-helix domain-containing protein yields MQGSTTKQGDDGRDLYVAFEIKPVLDSDCPLDEFEDADGDVVEVRQQLLHDQCQTEMTIQSEETPVSPGCEEADIVHSASEVDGACFCAVFGAFDCIPEIVDVTEESVCVETYLPDRNRLTELVESLRDVTRELHLRQLKRIDAGTGETGGQTITLALDDVTEKQREAVTRAVAAGYYATPRETSLEALADDLGISKSACSQRLNAVESTLAVSAFANATTSR; encoded by the coding sequence ATGCAAGGTTCCACGACAAAACAGGGAGACGACGGCCGGGATCTGTATGTCGCTTTCGAGATCAAACCCGTGCTCGACAGTGACTGTCCACTCGACGAGTTCGAGGACGCCGACGGCGACGTCGTCGAGGTACGACAACAGCTGCTGCACGACCAGTGTCAGACCGAGATGACGATCCAGTCGGAGGAGACTCCCGTATCTCCGGGTTGCGAGGAAGCAGACATCGTTCACTCGGCGAGTGAGGTCGATGGAGCCTGTTTCTGTGCTGTCTTCGGTGCGTTCGACTGTATTCCGGAGATCGTCGATGTGACCGAGGAGTCGGTCTGCGTCGAGACGTATCTCCCGGACAGGAACCGGCTCACCGAGTTAGTCGAGTCGTTGAGAGACGTAACGCGTGAGTTGCACCTGCGACAGTTGAAACGAATCGACGCGGGAACGGGCGAGACGGGCGGACAGACCATCACACTCGCTCTCGACGACGTTACGGAAAAACAGCGTGAAGCAGTTACGAGGGCCGTCGCCGCCGGGTACTACGCGACGCCACGCGAAACCTCGCTAGAAGCGCTAGCCGATGACCTCGGCATCTCGAAGTCGGCGTGCTCGCAGCGTTTGAACGCCGTAGAATCGACGCTTGCTGTCAGCGCATTTGCGAACGCTACCACCAGCCGCTAA
- a CDS encoding 4Fe-4S ferredoxin N-terminal domain-containing protein encodes MTKESRSAHEPIPEWDEVADEILDGCGYDPDLGKRMAEDAIKITNGELTEQEFHEKYHEEVKAEFGTDERPTKPEGFDD; translated from the coding sequence ATGACAAAAGAATCTCGATCCGCCCACGAGCCGATACCAGAGTGGGACGAGGTTGCCGACGAGATCCTCGATGGGTGTGGATACGATCCGGATCTCGGGAAGCGGATGGCCGAAGACGCCATCAAGATCACGAACGGTGAGCTAACCGAGCAGGAGTTCCACGAGAAGTACCACGAGGAGGTCAAAGCGGAGTTCGGAACCGACGAACGACCTACGAAACCGGAGGGGTTCGATGACTGA